From the genome of Pelagibius sp. CAU 1746, one region includes:
- the secE gene encoding preprotein translocase subunit SecE: MATINPAQYVREVIGEVKKVTWPTRKETTVTTIMVFIMVVLAAVFFFLVDLVLSAGVKFILGLGG; this comes from the coding sequence ATGGCAACGATCAATCCGGCCCAGTACGTGCGCGAGGTGATCGGCGAGGTCAAGAAGGTGACCTGGCCGACCCGCAAGGAGACCACGGTGACCACGATCATGGTCTTCATCATGGTCGTCCTGGCCGCGGTCTTCTTCTTCCTCGTCGACCTGGTGTTGTCCGCCGGCGTGAAATTCATCCTCGGGTTGGGAGGCTGA